One window of the Thermodesulfobacteriota bacterium genome contains the following:
- a CDS encoding glycogen/starch/alpha-glucan phosphorylase: MRDTKTKAIPLASTVSKELAKIVTQYGCGPKQLAGTDNAFYERHLVFDNVIDPTGASPRKAVVNVAGCGKFSRDRTIAEYAAGIWKVEPCPVP, from the coding sequence ATGAGGGACACAAAGACCAAGGCGATACCCCTGGCTTCAACGGTATCTAAAGAACTAGCGAAAATCGTCACTCAATACGGGTGCGGCCCGAAGCAGTTGGCTGGCACGGACAACGCGTTCTACGAGCGGCACCTCGTCTTCGACAACGTGATCGATCCGACCGGGGCCAGTCCGCGGAAGGCCGTAGTGAATGTGGCAGGCTGTGGGAAGTTTTCCAGAGATCGCACCATCGCCGAGTACGCCGCCGGGATCTGGAAGGTGGAACCATGCCCAGTGCCGTAG